The following nucleotide sequence is from Terriglobia bacterium.
TGCCACATGTCCACCGAGAAGATCGCTAGGGCGGACCAGATGCAGCCGAACGCGACGGCGTGGGCCCGGGTAAACCGCTCTCCGTAGAGGAACACCGCCAGGACGAACGCCAGGCTCGGCGACAGGTACTGGCACAGCCCGAGGACGGAGTAGGGGAGCTTCCGGGCCGCGCTGGCGAACCAGATCAGCGGCACGGACGTCACCACCCCCGCGAGGACGAGGAGCGCCGCGATCCCGAGGCCCGCCGTGCCGAACGCCCCCGTCCCACGCGCTCCCAGGACCAGCAGGAAACCCAGCGCCAGGGGCGCGAGGAGCGCCGTCTCGATCAGGAGGCCTCCCATCGAATCCACCCGGACGGTCTTGCGCAGCAGACCGTAAAAGGCGAACGTGAACGCCACGACCAGGGAGATCCACTGCACGACGCCGTAGCTCAGGGCCAGGTGCAGCGTCCCCGCGGCCGCGAGCAGGACCGACACCGTCTGGAGCCGGGTCAGACGCTCGCGCAGGAACACCATGCCGAGCACCACGTTGACCAGGGGGTTGATGTAGTAGCCGAGGCTCGTCTCGAGGATCCGGTCGTGGGTCACGCCGAAGATGAACGTGAACCAGTTGGTGGCGACGAGGGTCGCGCTGAGCGCCAGGGTCAGGATCGTCCGCCGGGAGCGGAGTGCTGCGCGGACCTGCCCCCAATTCCCGAAAAGAGAGATCAGGACCGCGACGAGGGGGACCGACCAGACGACGCGGTGCGCCAGGATCTCGAGGGGAGGGACGCTGCGGACCGCCTTGAAGTAGAGCGGCACGAGCCCCCAGAAGCCGTAGGCGAGGAGGGCGAGGAGGAGCCCCCGCCGCGTCTCGGAGCGATCGTCCACGTGCCTCCGCGCGCCGGGCCGGGCCCCGCCCAAACGAAAGGGCGGGCCGAGCGGCCCGCCCTCTCAGGATATCGCTCGAACCCCTCCGGTCAGGCCTGCTCGGTCTCGATTCGCATTCGGTAGAACGACCGCCAGACGAAGACGATCGAGATCAGGAGGAAGACCGCGCCGAGGGACCGCCCCAAGACTGGCCCTTGCCTCGCGGTCAAGGAGACGGCCAGCTCCACCGCGAGCAGACCGAACAGGGTGGTGAACTTGATCACGGGATTCATGGCCACCGAGGAGGTGTCCTTGAAGGGGTCGCCCACCGTGTCGCCGACCACCGTGGCGGCGTGGAGCGCCGTGCCCTTCTCCTTGAGGTCGGTCTCCACGATCTTCTTCGCGTTGTCCCACGCGGCGCCGGCGTTCGCCATGAAGATCGCCTGGTAGAGACCGAACAGCGCGATCGAGATCAGGTACCCGATGAAGTAGAACGGCTCGAAGAAGCCGAACGCCAGGGTGCCGAAGAAGACCGCAAGGAAGATGTTGAGCATCCCTTTCTGGGCGTACTGGGTGCAGATCTCGACGACCTTCTTGCTGTCCTGCACCGAGGCCTTCTGGGACGACCCCTCGAGCTTGATGTTCTGCTTGATGAACTGCACGGCCCGGTAGGCGCCGGTCGTCACCGCTTGGGTCGAGGCGCCGGTGAACCAGTAGATCATCGCGCCGCCGGTCACGAGGCCCAGGAGGAACGGCGCGTGGAGGAGCGATAGCTTGTCCAGGTTCTCCGTGAGGCCGTGGGTCAGCACCACGATGATCGAGAAGATCATGGTGGTGGCGCCGGTCACCGCGGTGCCGATCAAGACCGGCTTCGCCGTCGCCTTGAACGTGTTCCCCGCGCCGTCGTTCTCCTCGAGGAGCCCCTTGGCGTTCTCGAAGTCCGGGTCGAACCCGAACGACTTCTTGATCTCCTGCTTCACGTTCGGGATCTGCTCGATGACCGACAGCTCGTAGACCGACTGGGCGTTGTCGGTGACCGGCCCGTAGGAGTCCACCGCGATGGTCACCGGCCCCATCCCGAGGAAGCCGAACGCGACCAGGCCGAACGCGAACACCGCCGGTGCGCCCATGATCGCCGCGAGCCCCGTCGTGCTCACCAGGAACGCGACGGTCATGAGCGTCAGGATGCTCATGCCGAGCCAGTAGGCGGCGAAATTCCCGGCCACGAAGCCGGACAGGATCGTGAGTGACGCGCCTCCTTCGCGGGCGGACTTGACGACCTCCTTGACGTGCCGCGAGTTCGTCGACGTGAAGGCCTTCACCAGCTCCGGGATCACGGCGCCGGCCAGCGTCCCGCACGTGATGATCGTGGAGAGCTTCCACCACAGCGACGGGTCGTTGTTGAGGTTCCCGATCAGAAGAAACGACACCGCGTAGGTCAGCGCCAGCGAGACCACCGATGTCAGCCAGACCAGGACGGTGAGCGGGTGCTCGAAGTTCATCTTGGTCGCCGCGCCGTGCCGCGCCCTCGTGATCGCGTCGTTGAGCAGGTACGACCCACCCGAGGCGATGATCATCATCACGCGCATCACGAAGATCCAGACCAGGAGCTGCACCTGGATCAGCGCGCTCGGCACCGCCAGGAGGATGAACGAGATCAGCGCGACGCCGGTGACGCCGTAGGTCTCGAACCCGTCGGCGGTGGGCCCCACGGAGTCGCCCGCGTTGTCGCCGGTGCAATCGGCGATCACTCCCGGGTTCCTGGCGTCGTCCTCCTTGATGTTGAACACGATCTTCATCAGGTCGGAGCCGATGTCGGCGATCTTGGTGAAGATGCCGCCGGCGATCCTGAGCGCCGCGGCACCCAGCGACTCGCCCACCGCGAACCCGATGAAGCAGGGGCCGGCGTAGTCCCGCGGAACGAACAGGAGGATGCACAGCATCATCAGGAGCTCGACGCTGATCAGCGCCATGCCGATGCTCATCCCGGCCCGGAGCGGGATCGAGTGGAGCGGGTAGACCTTCCCCTTGAGGCTCGCGAACGCCGTCCGGGAGTTGGCGTAGGTGTTGATCCTGATCCCGAACCAGGCCACGCCGTAGCTGCCGCCGATCCCGATCAGGCTGAAGAGCAGGATCACCGCGACCTTCACCAGGTCGAAGTGCTGGAGGAGGCCGTAGTAGAGGGCGATGATCGTCCCGATGAACACCCAGAGGAGCAGGATGAACTTCCCCTGGGTCACGAGGTACGTCTTGCAGGTCTCGTAGATCAGCTCCGAGATCTCCCGCATCGCCTCGTGGACCGGCATGTTCCGGATCTGCGCCATGATCAGGAGGCCGAAGAGCAGTCCCGCCAGGCAGACCAGGAGGCCGAAGAGGAGGAGCGTGTGCCCGTCGGTCCCGAGGAACTGGGCCTGGGAGAGGTCCGGGAGCACGAGGCTGGCTTCTCCTCCGGCGTGGGTGGCGCCGCCCGCGGGCGGCTCCGCCGCCGCGGCGCCCGAGAGCGCCAGTGCGAGCACGACGATCGAGGGGAGCGCGGCCATGAGGAGCCGCGGCATCTTGGTGTTACGCGCGTGGGTCGTGATGAACGTCATGGGCATCCTCTCGAGGCAATGTTCTTCCGTGCTGTGGACGCGCAACGCGCCCCGCGGACCGACCGCCCTCGGTTCTATCGGCCGCGAACCGACCCCGCTTTATAACAAAAGGGACTCGACCTGTCGAGGATTGCGGGAGACGGCGTACTGTAGACTTGCCGGGCCCGCTCAAGCGGGCGCGGCTCGGGAGGGAGACATCGATGCGGAGACGGCGGCTCGGGAGGACGGGGATCGAGGTCTCGGAGGTCGGCTTCGGCGCCTGGGGGATCGGCGGCTCGATGTGGCTCGGCGTCGACGACGAGGAGGGGAAGGCGGCCCTCCGCGAGGCGCTGGAGCTCGGCGTGAGCTTCGTGGATACCGCGCTCGCGTACGGGGACGGGCACAGCGAGAGGGTGATCGCGGCGGTCCTCGAGGAGCCCGGTCGCCGGGACCAGGTGGCTGTCGCGACGAAGATCCCCCCCAAGGACTACGTCTGGCCGGGGAAGGAGGCGACCCCGTTCCGCGACGTGTTCCCGGCGGCGTGGGTGGTGAAGTGCGTCGAGGAGTCTCTCGGGAATCTCCGCGCCGAGGCCCTGCACCTCGAGCAATTCCACGTGTGGCACGACGCCTGGCTCGCGTCCCCGGAGTGGGACAAGACCCGGACTGCGATGGAGCGGCTCACGCGTGAGGGCAAGGTCCTGCACTGGGGAATCTCGATCAACGACCATGCTCCGGGGACGGCCCTCACGGTCCTGTCCGACCCGCTCCTCGAGTCGGCCCAGGTGATCTACAACGTCTTCGACCGCTCGCCGGAGCGCGAGCTGTTCGCGCTCGCGAGGGAAAAGGACCTCGGGATCATCGTCCGGGTGCCGTTCGACGAGGGGGCGCTCACCGGCGCGGTCCGGCCGGACACGGAGTTCCCGCCGAGGGACTGGCGGCACCGCTACTTCCGCGGGGAAAGGAAGGCGGAGGCGGCGCGGCGGGCCGACGCTCTCAAGGCCCTGCTGGGGGAGGAGGCGAAGACCCTGCCCGAGCTGGCGCTCCGCTTCGTGCTGTCGCGCCCCGAGGTCTCGACCGTGATCCCGGGGATGCGGCGCCCCGGTCACGCGAGGGCGAACGCGTCCGTGTCCGACGGCCGGGGACTCACGCCATCGCTCCTGGCGCGCCTTACGCCCCACGCCTGGGAGAAGAACTGGTACTAGAAGGGGCGTCGTGGTCGCAGCCGCCATCATCTTCGCGCTGACGTATCTCCTCCTGGGGCTCCAGAGGCTCCCGAGGCTTCACATCGGCCGGCCCGCAGGAGCCCTCCTCGGCGCCGTGGCCATGGTCGCCTTCGGGGTGCTTGATTTCGGCGAGGCGAAGCGCGCCATCGATCTCGACACGATCCTCTTCCTCCTCGGGATGATGATCGTCCTCGCCTACATGAACCTCTCGGGGTTCTTCCAGGTGGTGGAGCGCCGCATCATCGGCCTCGCGAGGAGTCCGCGAGGGCTGCTCCTGTGGATCGTCGCGTCGTCGGGGGTCCTGTCGGCGCTGTTCATGAACGACACGGTCTGCCTGATGCTCGCACCCGTGGTGCTCCGCGTGACGAAGCGACTCGAGCTGCGACCGATCCCGTACCTGATCGCTCTCGCCACCGCCGCCAACATCGGCAGCGCCGCGACGCTGCTGGGGAACCCTCAGAACGCGCTGATCGCGGTGCGGTCGGGGATCCGACTGCTGCCGTTCGCGGCGTCGCTCGGACCGGTCTCGGCCGCGGGGCTCGTCGCGTGCGCCGCCGTGCTGTGCCGGCTCTACCGCCGGGAGGTGACCGGCCATCGGCTCACGGTCCCGCCTCCGCGGCAGCCGGCCGCGGTCCAGCGCTCCATGCTCGCCGCGAGCCTCGTCGCCGGCGCGGGGATGGTCGCGGCGCTCGCGATGGGGGTCGAGCCCGCCGCCGCGGCGATGAGCGCGGCGGCGGTCGTGATCCTCGCCGGCGCGACGCGGCCGCGCCGCGCGCTCCAGGAAGTGGACTGGAGCCTGCTCTTGCTC
It contains:
- the rarD gene encoding EamA family transporter RarD; translated protein: MDDRSETRRGLLLALLAYGFWGLVPLYFKAVRSVPPLEILAHRVVWSVPLVAVLISLFGNWGQVRAALRSRRTILTLALSATLVATNWFTFIFGVTHDRILETSLGYYINPLVNVVLGMVFLRERLTRLQTVSVLLAAAGTLHLALSYGVVQWISLVVAFTFAFYGLLRKTVRVDSMGGLLIETALLAPLALGFLLVLGARGTGAFGTAGLGIAALLVLAGVVTSVPLIWFASAARKLPYSVLGLCQYLSPSLAFVLAVFLYGERFTRAHAVAFGCIWSALAIFSVDMW
- a CDS encoding anion transporter, whose protein sequence is MVAAAIIFALTYLLLGLQRLPRLHIGRPAGALLGAVAMVAFGVLDFGEAKRAIDLDTILFLLGMMIVLAYMNLSGFFQVVERRIIGLARSPRGLLLWIVASSGVLSALFMNDTVCLMLAPVVLRVTKRLELRPIPYLIALATAANIGSAATLLGNPQNALIAVRSGIRLLPFAASLGPVSAAGLVACAAVLCRLYRREVTGHRLTVPPPRQPAAVQRSMLAASLVAGAGMVAALAMGVEPAAAAMSAAAVVILAGATRPRRALQEVDWSLLLLFSGLFIVMRGVEEAGLARSLVAGVGAPLARAGALATARFAAAVTLLSQLVSNVPAVMLFVPSLERVLPEAARPAWLGLAAYSTLAGNLTILGSVANLIVFETARRDGVEVRFLEYLRAGAPITLGTLAIAWAWLTFAAG
- a CDS encoding aldo/keto reductase, translating into MRRRRLGRTGIEVSEVGFGAWGIGGSMWLGVDDEEGKAALREALELGVSFVDTALAYGDGHSERVIAAVLEEPGRRDQVAVATKIPPKDYVWPGKEATPFRDVFPAAWVVKCVEESLGNLRAEALHLEQFHVWHDAWLASPEWDKTRTAMERLTREGKVLHWGISINDHAPGTALTVLSDPLLESAQVIYNVFDRSPERELFALAREKDLGIIVRVPFDEGALTGAVRPDTEFPPRDWRHRYFRGERKAEAARRADALKALLGEEAKTLPELALRFVLSRPEVSTVIPGMRRPGHARANASVSDGRGLTPSLLARLTPHAWEKNWY
- a CDS encoding sodium-translocating pyrophosphatase: MAALPSIVVLALALSGAAAAEPPAGGATHAGGEASLVLPDLSQAQFLGTDGHTLLLFGLLVCLAGLLFGLLIMAQIRNMPVHEAMREISELIYETCKTYLVTQGKFILLLWVFIGTIIALYYGLLQHFDLVKVAVILLFSLIGIGGSYGVAWFGIRINTYANSRTAFASLKGKVYPLHSIPLRAGMSIGMALISVELLMMLCILLFVPRDYAGPCFIGFAVGESLGAAALRIAGGIFTKIADIGSDLMKIVFNIKEDDARNPGVIADCTGDNAGDSVGPTADGFETYGVTGVALISFILLAVPSALIQVQLLVWIFVMRVMMIIASGGSYLLNDAITRARHGAATKMNFEHPLTVLVWLTSVVSLALTYAVSFLLIGNLNNDPSLWWKLSTIITCGTLAGAVIPELVKAFTSTNSRHVKEVVKSAREGGASLTILSGFVAGNFAAYWLGMSILTLMTVAFLVSTTGLAAIMGAPAVFAFGLVAFGFLGMGPVTIAVDSYGPVTDNAQSVYELSVIEQIPNVKQEIKKSFGFDPDFENAKGLLEENDGAGNTFKATAKPVLIGTAVTGATTMIFSIIVVLTHGLTENLDKLSLLHAPFLLGLVTGGAMIYWFTGASTQAVTTGAYRAVQFIKQNIKLEGSSQKASVQDSKKVVEICTQYAQKGMLNIFLAVFFGTLAFGFFEPFYFIGYLISIALFGLYQAIFMANAGAAWDNAKKIVETDLKEKGTALHAATVVGDTVGDPFKDTSSVAMNPVIKFTTLFGLLAVELAVSLTARQGPVLGRSLGAVFLLISIVFVWRSFYRMRIETEQA